TTGGCATCTGCGACGAGACCAACGGTTGGCTTCAGGCGTACCATCTCGGTCGGATCGATATCAATCCTGATCACCTTCAAATTATCAGGCAGCCAGCGCCAACGCAAATATTGCAGTTCCAGTCTGGAGCCGATGCCAATCAGGAGGTCGACATCCTTCCAATAGGCGTGGGCGGCTACGAAATTGAGATAGTTCGGATGATCATCACCAACAACACCCTTGCCAGAGCGATGGGACGTGACCGGCGCATCGAGCATTTCGGCCAGAGCGGCAATGGCTTGGCCTGCATCAACCGCACCACCGCCGACCATGATCAGAGGGTTTTTCGCTTTGGCGATTAGCTCGGTTGCGGCTTTGATTTGCGCAGGATTGATCCCTGGAGCTCTGGCAATGTCTGCCTTTTGTATCGCAAGTTTCGGTCCGGCCATGCCGAACACATCCCATGGAGCCTCAATGGCACCGGGGCCTTTCCGGCCGGACAATATGGAGCCGATGACACTGGCCGTCACTCTTGCCGTTTGTGATTGGTGATCAATCCTCTCTGCTGTTTTGGTGATGCTTTTCATGGTTGCCAGTTGATCTGGTAATTCATGCAGCTGGCCGCGCCCTTGCCCGAGAAGGTTCGACATGATGTTGCCCGTCAGGCATAGAACCGGCGTGTTTGCGCCATATGCGGTGCATAGTGCTGCGCCGGAATTCAGCATGCCAGGCCCGGGAACCACCGTATAAGCTCCGATACGCCCTGATGATTTGGCATAGCCATAGGCCATGTAGCCTGCGCCCTGTTCGTGCCGTGTATGTATGAAGCGTATCTTGTCGCGTTGCTCATAGAGGGCATCGTTGAAGTCATACATATGGGCACCGGGAATGCCGAAAATGGTGTCTACGCCGTGCTCGATCAGGCTTCGGGTCAGTGCTTGGCCGGTGGTTTCCAGTTGGGTCATGGTGTGCAAAAGCTCCCTTGCAGCAGGTGTTTGACTTACAAGGCTTTCAGAACGCCTTCGGCGATGAGAGCTTCTACGATTGTCTTTGCATCAGACGGTTGCATGCCGGCCAGATTGAGGCGGCCTGAATCAGCAAAATAGATGGCGTGAACCTCTCTTAATTTCTTTGCTGTTTCTTTGGACATGTTGAGGGTCGAGAACAATCCTTCCTGATGTCTGATAAAGAAAAGATCCGGGTGTGCATCGGCCAAGGCTGCCCGATTGCCATTGACGCGCGCGCACATTTCCTCAAGCTCGGCTTTCCATATCTTGGTGAGCTCTTCGCTTTGTAGCACGGTGCGCACGATGGCTGCGCCATGATCGGGCGGCATGCCCCAGCTTGGGGCGGCACAGGCGGCAGCGTTGGACCCTGCGATTTGCAGCTGCTGCGGGTTCTTGCTCATGAGATAGAGTATTCCGACGCGGTCGCGATAAAGGCCAAAATTCTTGTCGCAGGAATAGGAGATAATCGCTTCATCCACCGCACCAAGAACCAGCCGCACGGCCTGGGCGTCTTTTTCGAGTCCTTCCCCCAGCCCTTGATAGGCCAAGTCAAGGAACGGCACCAGTTTTCGCTCTACCAACAGGTCCGTGATTGCTTGCCATTGTTCTTGCGAGAAATTGACGCCCGTAGGGTTGTGGCAACAGCCGTGCAACAGGAAGATGTCGCCTTCATCGGCCGATTTCAGGGCCTCGAGAACTTTTTCGAAGATGATCTTCTGTTCGGCCAGATCGAAGAAAGGATATTCAATCACTTCCTGTCCGGAATAGGTGAAAAACAGGTTGTGGTTTGGCCAGCCGGGGGTTCCCGTCCAGATTTTCGCCTTTGGGTTGGCGGTGGCAATCACATCAGCGCCAAGCCGAATGGCGCCACATCCGCCCGGCGTTTGCAGGCCGACTGTCTGATGGATTAAGTCACTGTCTGTGCCGAAAATGATCGGTTTTAGCAATTCGACAAATTCGAGGTCGCCTTCGCGCCCGAGGTAGCGCTTGGTGTCTTGATGTTCCTGAAGATATTTCTCTGCGGCCTTGACGGCGCGCATGACAGGTGTGTGCCCTGTGTTATCGCGATAAACGCCGACACCCAAGTCAATCTTATTTGGCCGTGGATCGGCCTGAAAGGCCATTAGAAGTCCCAACAGACTTGCGGGCGGCTGCTCCTGCAAATTCTCAAACATGCTTTACCTCTTGGTGTTTTTCTTTTGTGGGCTTTGATTGTCTTGAATTCAGAGGCTTGCTACGGCTTCGCTTAGCAGTTGCTTCACCTTGGTGGCGATGCCCATGAGATCGGGATTGTTGACAGCACTCATTGATGCAATTGGGTCAACCGCGCTGACTTCTGTGCCGTTGTCAATCTGCCGCAAAATGACGTTACATGGCAACATAACGCCGATTTTCGGTTCCGCAATCATCGCTTTGTGAGCGAATTCTGGTTTGCAGGCGCCCAGAATCTTGTAAGGGGCAACGTCCTCTCCGAGCTTTTTCTTCAAGGTTTCCTTGACGTTTATCTCTGTCAGAACGCCAAATCCTCTATCAGCCAATGCCGCGCGAACGCGCTCTTCGGCCTCTTCGATTGATATATCTTGCAAAAACTTGTCGATTGTATATGCCATTTCATTTCTCCCCGTCAGAATTGAATGCCCGGCTTCCGGTTTCACCGAGTTTGCTGGCCGTTATGTTGGCATGAGAGTCCAAATCAGGACTGCCAATGTCTATTTAATCTGGTGATCAAAGATCTGACCATACCTACTAAGTAGTTGGTCGCGTTCCTGAGCAGAGAAGCCAAGCCTTTCTGCTTTTGCCAGCAGTTGTGGCAAATCTTCTCTTGCGGCATTTTGCTGCTCGGCGCGTTTGCCAAGCAGGCTCCCCAACTGGTTTGGTTTGCTCATATGATTGGCCTTGGTACAAATCAGCAAATGATTTTCTGTCGTTGTGATCAAAATGCTGTGTTACCTGCATTCGAGTTATGGACTAATTCAAAAGTAGGACTATATAATTGTACGTAGTAACGGAAATCCCCGCAGCAAGGGGCGTTGCTACGAAATAATCTTTGGAACAAATTTCCTTGATGATTATTGATATGTCAGTGCTTCTTTACGAGGGGCACTCGATCAACGTGAATGTCGAAGAAGCAAGGCTATTCTCCACTGATTGAAACCAGAATTGCCAAACCCCACCTTTGTCTCGGAAAATCCGGATAAATGGCTCTAGCGCTGTTACATGCCTGAATATGCCCCGCGTGCGTAACGGCATGGTTTGAAGTGAGTATTAGAATTGAGAATTATAAAACAAACACCAGCCTCTCAAGAAACTGAACAAGAACAGTTTTCCCGTCGCGCGTTTATGAGAAGTGCAGCCCTTCTTGGCGCCGGCTTCTTGAGTGCCTGCAGTACCCGTTCAGACCCTTCCCGCCCGAGTATGCAGCTGCCCAATTCCTATGAGGTCATGTACGGGCCTCTCACAGACGAGCAATTTCCGCTGCCCGCGATCGACCTGAACAAGATCGACCGACAATTCCTTCGGCAAGAAGTGGATTATGCAACCAATGAAAAGGTCGGAACGCTTGTTGTCGATACAAGCAATTATTTCCTTTATCTGGTTGGAGAAAATGGGCGTGCCTTGCGCTATGGCGTTGGGCTGGGACGGGCCGGATTTGAATGGTCCGGCCGAGCAATCGTGGCAAGAAAAGCTGTGTGGCCGACCTGGACTCCTCCTGATGAAATGATCGAACGGCAGCCGGAGCTTGAGAAGTGGAGCTGGGCCAATGGTGGCATGCCTCCCGGGCCTCAAAATCCTCTGGGAGCACGTGCGCTCTACATCTACCAGAATGGCAAAGATACGCTTTACCGTTTGCACGGAACTGCAGAAACCTGGTCCATTGGCAGAGCTGTTTCATCGGGATGTGTGCGTTTGCTTAATCATGACATCATCGACTTGTATCGCAGAGTTCCCAACCAAACGCCGATCGTTGTCATCTAGTTGAGATGCGCTCCTTGAGAGCGTTCTTCAGAAACAAAATTGCAAATACCATTAGATAGTGCTAATTCGAGCATTGTTGCTGTAAAGCGAAGAATATGAAACATATTCTTCGCAAGCTACTGCCTGCGTGTTTGTTCGTGAGAGTATGATGGTTGTTTTGCGTCATCTTTTATGATTATAGGCTTATGCAGGGCTGATAGAAAAATGGGACAATAGTCGTTTTTCTTTAGGGCAGGAGGGGGCTGAAAGCTTTACAGTGGGGACGGTGTTTATTACTCTCAGATTTGCAATCCTTGAATTTGGCGTTGATTGATGACAACCAAGAGTATCGCTATTTCCAGCAATATATTCAGCTCTGCGGCTCACGAAAACTGGAACGCATCAACACGCGTCTATAATCATCTACGACAGCGGATTCTGTCTCTTGATCTCCCTCCGGGTGAAAGCCTGCTGCGTTCGGAGTTGGCAAAAACCTACAGTGTCAGCGTGACGCCGATCAGGGATGCTCTGAAAATTCTTGAGCAGAATGGTTTGGTGAGAGTTTTTCCGCAGTCCCGTACGCTGGTTACCTGCATCAATGAACCGCTGATCCATGAAGCACTGTTTCTAAGGAAAGCGCTGGAAACGGAAGTTGTCAAACAACTGTCCCGCCAATGTTCCGAGGAAACTCTGGATAAGCTGCATGAAATTATCAATGTGCAAAAGGCCGTAGCACAACAAAGCGACCAACTGCGTCTGTTTCAGGAAATTGATGAGCAATTTCATTTCGTGCTGTTTGAAGGGGCCGGGCAGTCCAATCTGTATGAGCTCATTCGCTCGAAATCCGGTCATCTGGATCGCGTGCGGCGCCTTCAGAAGCACTCTACGAGCAAGTTGGAACAGATCATTCGCGGTCATGTCAATATTGTTGAGGCTTTGGAAGCGCAAGATGAGCTGGCGGCCATTAAAGCAATGCGCGACCACTTGCGCAAACCTGCCGATTGGGTAGATGAGTTTCGGCAGAAATACGGTGATTTCTTCGACTGACACCGTAGCTTCGTTCCCAATTTAGATTTGAAGACAGGATTTAAGACCCGCTTGGATCTGCGATCGGGGCTGTATGCTGCCGTCTGTGTTGAGAAGTATTTAATTATCTGAAATTTCATAATAAATTCCCGTGGCGGGGGCTGTTTCGTTGGCCCTGTTCTGAAGAACTACCTACAACGATCGGTTCATAAAAATGCTCTTCACTTATACCATAGGTACTGTGTCTCTATGGACGCTTGTTCATGAACTCTCCTGCTAATATAGTAATATATTAGTTTGCAAATTCTCGATTTTCCCATCAGGCCTGGGCCTTACTGAGGAGCTGGGTTCAGACTTTCAGCCGCAGGATCTTTGAGGCTTTGTATACAGTTTGGAGGAGTTATCTATGTTTTCAAAATTCGTTCTGGGTACGGCGCTTCTGGCTGCTACCTTTGTGCTTCCTGTTTCTGCCATGGCAGAATATCCTGATCGTGACGTGCGCCTTATCAATCCTTGGGGTGCTGGTGGCGGTACCGATGGTATCATCCGCAAGATTTCCAATATTGCGGAAAAGCAGTTCGACAATGCATCCATCTATGTAGAAAATATTGAAGGTGGCATTTCTGCAACCGGCGTTGCCCAGTTGATGAAAGCAAAACCTGATGGATATACAATCGGCGTGCTCACCTATGACAGCGTGATCACCGTGCCTTGGCAGAATATGCTGCCTAGCTATGATCTCAAAAAGCTGAAATTTGTTGCACGGCTGACCAGTGAAGCCGATGCCGTCATCGTTGATGCTACCTCGAAATATCATTCACTCAAGGATTTGATCGACGACGCCAAAGCCAATCCGGGCAAGGTCCGTATCGGTATTCAGAATCTTGGTGGTCGCATCCATTTGACCCTTCTGCAACTGGAAGCCATTACGGGCGCAAAATTCAAGACCGTTGCCTATCTGGGGACTGCTGCAAGTCAGAAAGAAGCCATTCTCAATGACGAAGTTGACGTTGTGATCACCAGCCTTGGCGATTTTGCCAGCCTGCTGGAAGATGGAACCGTTCGTGGTATCTCCGAATTCTCTGATGCCAAGAATCCTACCTATGATGTGCCGCTTGCCAAAGACGAAGGCGTCGATTTGCAAAATGGTAGCTTCATTGTTCTGGCTACACCGGCCGGTGTTCCTGACGAAGTCGTTCAGAAGCTGGAGACTGCCTACAAGGCCGCTTATGACAGTGAAGAATTCCAGAGTTGGATTGCCAAGGTAGGCGTTACCCCAAGCTGGCTAGGCTCGGATAAGGTAACCGATTGGGCTGACGCAACGAGCAAGGCTCTGTTCGGCGAAATGGATGGACTGGTCAAGAGCGGTGTTCTCTCAAAGTAAGTTTTCTTTCGGTCAATCATGAAACCGGCAGCGGAGTTTTTGCTTCGCTGCCAGACGACGTGTTTGGGAGGATTTGATGAGCCAATTAAAACGGTTCATGGGGGCTGGAATTCTGTTTCCTGCTCTGTTGGTTGTTTTGACGACAGTCTATCTGCTTGCCACATTTGACATTCGGACCATGTTTGGCGCGGATGGCGGCGTTGGGCCAAAGACTTTGCCAATAGTTGCGGCAATCATCATGTATGGGGCGCTTCTGATCGTCCTTATGAAAGAGTTGCGCAAGCCGATGGATGAAAAGGACGCCGGGTTTTCTTCGCACCTGCGGCCCGCTCTTGTGACGATAGCGATCGCTTGCTACATCGCCCTTTTTTCCCCGGTGGGCTATGGCATTTCGACTTTCCTGTTCGTCGCAGCACTCTTTTTTATCTTCAAGTTCAAGACAGACCATCCGCTGGCCTTTGTTTTATATGATCTGATAATCACCATCGTGTTCTATGGCTTGTTTGTCGGTCTGTTTGATGTGCGCCTTCCAACTCTGACAGGACATTTCCTCTAATGGACACAATGCTGACTTTCCTTGGCGGATTTGCTGATCTTCTGGATCCGACCATCACGGGGTTCATGGTCATCGGCTTCTTGATCGGAACCTTTTTTGGCGCGATGCCAGGGTTGACATCGGTCCTCGCCGTCGCCTTGCTTCTTCCAATAACCTATTCGATAGATGTCATTCCGGCTCTGGTCATGTGCGCTGCAATCTTTATGGCGGGCATGTATGCTGGCAGTATTACAGCAACGACCATCAATATTCCCGGTGCGCCTTCGTCCATGATGACGGCGCTAGAGGGTAATGTGTTGATGAAAAAGGGGCAGGGAGCGAGCGCCTTGGGCCATGCCGCTCTTGGCTCGATGATTGGCGGTGGCATCGGGGCGTTGGCCTTGATGATGTTCATGCCGCTGGCCGCAAAGCTGGCCTTGCTTATACGAACGCCGGGCAAGTTTTCACTGGTCTTGTTTGCTCTGGTGGTCATCATCATTGTTGATCGACGGAACATTGCGAAGGGTGTCGTGGCTGCTTTTCTCGGCTTGATGATTGCGACAATCGGAGTGGATGTTCTTCAGCCAATTTCCCGTTTCACCTTCGGTACGGAGATGCTGGTTGAAGGCGTCGATATCATGCCAATCGTGATCGGTGCCTTTGCGATCAGCGAGGTTCTGACACAGGCGCAAAACTGGAACCTGTCGCTGGGCGATACGCTGGCCAAGGCGCGAGAGCTTAAGGTTTTGAGGCGAGACTTCGTGCCCAAGTGGTCCGAAGTCAAGGAAATCGGTATCTTCACCTATGTCCGCAGTGCCGTTATCGGCTTTGCAATCGGCATGTTGCCGGGGGCTGGTGGATCAATGGCCGCTTTCGTGTCTTATGCCACCGCTCGCGGTATTTCCAAGCATCCTGAAGAATATGGCAAGGGATCACGAGAAGGGATTGCGGCTGCTGAATCGGGAAACAATTCCATGTGCGGCGGGGCTTTTGTTCCCATGCTTATGTTCGGTATTCCCGGAGATCCGACGACGGCTGTCGTGCTTGGTGTGCTGATCATAAACGGATTGCAGCCCGGGCCGCGCCTGTTGGTGCAACAGGCTCATCTGATCGCCCCGATGTTTGCCGCTTTGGTCGTTTCAGCCGTTCTTCTCATCCCGTTATCGCTGTTCTTGTTCGGGCCTTACTTTGTGAAGATCATTTCTTTGCCAAAAGGCCTTCTTTACAGCGCAATTGCCGTGGTCGCGTTGGTCGGAAGCTATGTTGCCACCTACTCAACATTCCAAATGTCCTTGGCTCTGATGTTTGGTGTTCTGGCCTATATCATGCGCAATCAGGGATATTCGACGGTCTCATTGTTGTTGGGCTTCATTCTCGGGCCGGATCTGGAAACATATTTCCGGCGAGCGCTGTCCTTGAATGATGGCAATCCGATGATTTTCCTGACGAGTTATGACTCTCTGTTCTTCCTTGTTCTGACTGCGATTTTTGTTTACGGCATTCTGTTCAAAAAGGAAAAGGCTGTTGCCAAACAGGCTAGCCCAAGCTGATTGGATCATGCTGCCTGGTGGAGATCAGTATGGTTCAATGAAAGCATAACTCCCCGACGCAAAGTGCAAAGGGAGACACCAAGTGGACTGGCCGGTATCTGATACCGGCCAATTTTTTGTAGATAGGCTTGGCCAATCAGGCAAGTGACGGCTAGATCCCTGCGCCGGATTGATTGTAGCGGTCCGATCCTTCCAGGAAATCGGCCACGAAGGGAGAGGATGGATTTCGGACCAGATTTTCCGGCGTATCAAACTGCTGCACCTTGCCATCTGCCATAACGGCTATGCGATCTGCCAGTTCGAAGGCTTCTTCCTGATCATGGGTCACCAATATTGTTGCAATCCCGACCTGCTGCTGCAGCGCCCGTAGC
This window of the uncultured Cohaesibacter sp. genome carries:
- a CDS encoding thiamine pyrophosphate-dependent enzyme; this encodes MTQLETTGQALTRSLIEHGVDTIFGIPGAHMYDFNDALYEQRDKIRFIHTRHEQGAGYMAYGYAKSSGRIGAYTVVPGPGMLNSGAALCTAYGANTPVLCLTGNIMSNLLGQGRGQLHELPDQLATMKSITKTAERIDHQSQTARVTASVIGSILSGRKGPGAIEAPWDVFGMAGPKLAIQKADIARAPGINPAQIKAATELIAKAKNPLIMVGGGAVDAGQAIAALAEMLDAPVTSHRSGKGVVGDDHPNYLNFVAAHAYWKDVDLLIGIGSRLELQYLRWRWLPDNLKVIRIDIDPTEMVRLKPTVGLVADANEGTRALIEALPAQSGKSGNRQQEIARLNQEAVKRYASVQPQIDYLGAIRRALPRDGYFVEEICQMGFTARFAFPVYEPRHYVTCGYQDNLGFGYNTALGVKVANPDKAVVSISGDGGFMFGLQELATAVQHNIAVVAIVFNNSAFGNVLRDQTESYSGHVIGSELSNPDFVKLAESFGMKAMRATSPTQLEEMLKDALSLNRPVLIEVPAERGSEVSPWPFIHPAPPQS
- a CDS encoding amino acid aminotransferase codes for the protein MFENLQEQPPASLLGLLMAFQADPRPNKIDLGVGVYRDNTGHTPVMRAVKAAEKYLQEHQDTKRYLGREGDLEFVELLKPIIFGTDSDLIHQTVGLQTPGGCGAIRLGADVIATANPKAKIWTGTPGWPNHNLFFTYSGQEVIEYPFFDLAEQKIIFEKVLEALKSADEGDIFLLHGCCHNPTGVNFSQEQWQAITDLLVERKLVPFLDLAYQGLGEGLEKDAQAVRLVLGAVDEAIISYSCDKNFGLYRDRVGILYLMSKNPQQLQIAGSNAAACAAPSWGMPPDHGAAIVRTVLQSEELTKIWKAELEEMCARVNGNRAALADAHPDLFFIRHQEGLFSTLNMSKETAKKLREVHAIYFADSGRLNLAGMQPSDAKTIVEALIAEGVLKAL
- a CDS encoding DUF302 domain-containing protein, producing the protein MAYTIDKFLQDISIEEAEERVRAALADRGFGVLTEINVKETLKKKLGEDVAPYKILGACKPEFAHKAMIAEPKIGVMLPCNVILRQIDNGTEVSAVDPIASMSAVNNPDLMGIATKVKQLLSEAVASL
- a CDS encoding L,D-transpeptidase is translated as MRSAALLGAGFLSACSTRSDPSRPSMQLPNSYEVMYGPLTDEQFPLPAIDLNKIDRQFLRQEVDYATNEKVGTLVVDTSNYFLYLVGENGRALRYGVGLGRAGFEWSGRAIVARKAVWPTWTPPDEMIERQPELEKWSWANGGMPPGPQNPLGARALYIYQNGKDTLYRLHGTAETWSIGRAVSSGCVRLLNHDIIDLYRRVPNQTPIVVI
- a CDS encoding GntR family transcriptional regulator; its protein translation is MTTKSIAISSNIFSSAAHENWNASTRVYNHLRQRILSLDLPPGESLLRSELAKTYSVSVTPIRDALKILEQNGLVRVFPQSRTLVTCINEPLIHEALFLRKALETEVVKQLSRQCSEETLDKLHEIINVQKAVAQQSDQLRLFQEIDEQFHFVLFEGAGQSNLYELIRSKSGHLDRVRRLQKHSTSKLEQIIRGHVNIVEALEAQDELAAIKAMRDHLRKPADWVDEFRQKYGDFFD
- a CDS encoding tripartite tricarboxylate transporter substrate binding protein produces the protein MFSKFVLGTALLAATFVLPVSAMAEYPDRDVRLINPWGAGGGTDGIIRKISNIAEKQFDNASIYVENIEGGISATGVAQLMKAKPDGYTIGVLTYDSVITVPWQNMLPSYDLKKLKFVARLTSEADAVIVDATSKYHSLKDLIDDAKANPGKVRIGIQNLGGRIHLTLLQLEAITGAKFKTVAYLGTAASQKEAILNDEVDVVITSLGDFASLLEDGTVRGISEFSDAKNPTYDVPLAKDEGVDLQNGSFIVLATPAGVPDEVVQKLETAYKAAYDSEEFQSWIAKVGVTPSWLGSDKVTDWADATSKALFGEMDGLVKSGVLSK
- a CDS encoding tripartite tricarboxylate transporter TctB family protein, with amino-acid sequence MSQLKRFMGAGILFPALLVVLTTVYLLATFDIRTMFGADGGVGPKTLPIVAAIIMYGALLIVLMKELRKPMDEKDAGFSSHLRPALVTIAIACYIALFSPVGYGISTFLFVAALFFIFKFKTDHPLAFVLYDLIITIVFYGLFVGLFDVRLPTLTGHFL
- a CDS encoding tripartite tricarboxylate transporter permease yields the protein MDTMLTFLGGFADLLDPTITGFMVIGFLIGTFFGAMPGLTSVLAVALLLPITYSIDVIPALVMCAAIFMAGMYAGSITATTINIPGAPSSMMTALEGNVLMKKGQGASALGHAALGSMIGGGIGALALMMFMPLAAKLALLIRTPGKFSLVLFALVVIIIVDRRNIAKGVVAAFLGLMIATIGVDVLQPISRFTFGTEMLVEGVDIMPIVIGAFAISEVLTQAQNWNLSLGDTLAKARELKVLRRDFVPKWSEVKEIGIFTYVRSAVIGFAIGMLPGAGGSMAAFVSYATARGISKHPEEYGKGSREGIAAAESGNNSMCGGAFVPMLMFGIPGDPTTAVVLGVLIINGLQPGPRLLVQQAHLIAPMFAALVVSAVLLIPLSLFLFGPYFVKIISLPKGLLYSAIAVVALVGSYVATYSTFQMSLALMFGVLAYIMRNQGYSTVSLLLGFILGPDLETYFRRALSLNDGNPMIFLTSYDSLFFLVLTAIFVYGILFKKEKAVAKQASPS